In a single window of the Pocillopora verrucosa isolate sample1 chromosome 4, ASM3666991v2, whole genome shotgun sequence genome:
- the LOC131796611 gene encoding adenosine receptor A3-like, producing the protein MNKTSSSSSAGVSRLNDTNDVYDGTQVEGIALCSALTLTFILVVVGNLLTIVIFAKNKNIRKKYLFLVVNMAFADLFLGALSLPVYIYDVGYDFHLWTTFVGNLWTDKTILISYVIVDTAFSQASLISAVFITCERFYAIRWPFKHRTLSTQAYHIAIFSVWVLALLISATVTGSSLLFSFKYTALFWGLYILILILIICGCNISIWQKFQTERVATSHQESRDLQNKRLTKTLLIVSGLTLLAWLPLVLLNLLMHVWFFHVPRRFYDMVNLFNYFNSFVNPIFYALRIAEFRRALALCCTGRHLQAAVDTKFSKRRKERHRTTAEFSSEVAFEQDVMDTEFSRELAFEQNVMDTEFSREVAFEQDVLDIEFSSELAFEQDVMDTKL; encoded by the coding sequence atgaacaaaacgtCTTCGTCGTCTTCTGCTGGTGTCAGCCGACTAAACGATACAAATGATGTATATGATGGCACTCAGGTGGAAGGCATTGCATTGTGCAGCGCTTTAACGCTAACATTTATTCTAGTTGTCGTGGGAAACTTACTCACCATAGttatttttgcgaagaacaaaaatattcgcaagaaatatttgtttctagTCGTCAATatggcgtttgctgatctgTTCCTTGGAGCTTTGAGTTTACCAGTATACATTTACGATGTCGGGTATGATTTCCACCTATGGACCACGTTCGTTGGAAACTTATGGACCGACAAGACTATCTTAATTTCCTACGTGATCGTTGACACAGCTTTCTCGCAGGCCTCTCTTATTTCTGCAGTGTTCATAACGTgtgaaagattttacgccatACGTTGGCCGTTTAAGCATCGAACATTATCGACACAAGCATACCACATTGCTATATTTTCAGTGTGGGTACTAGCTCTCCTTATTTCCGCAACCGTGACCGGTTCAAGcctattattttctttcaagtacaCTGCGCTTTTTTGGGGGCTATACATTTTGATtctcattttaatcatatgtggCTGTAATATTAGTATTtggcaaaagtttcaaactgaaaGAGTCGCCACTTCACATCAAGAAAGCCGAGACTTACAAAACAAGCGcttaacaaagactttgttaattgtatctGGCCTTACTTTACTAGCTTGGCTGCCgctagttttgttaaacttactgATGCATGTTTGGTTCTTCCATGTACCAAGACGATTTTATGATAtggtaaaccttttcaactactttAACTCTTTTgtaaatccaattttttacgcaTTAAGAATTGCTGAGTTTCGACGAGCACTGGCTTTATGTTGTACAGGAAGACATTTGCAAGCAGCTGTAGACACAAAGTtttctaaaagaaggaaagagaggcaCAGAACGACCGCTGAGTTTAGTAGTGAAGTGGCTTTCGAACAGGATGTTATGGATACTGAGTTTAGTCGTGAACTGGCTTTCGAACAGAATGTTATGGATACTGAGTTTAGTCGTGAAGTGGCTTTCGAACAGGATGTTCTGGATATTGAGTTTAGTAGTGAACTGGCTTTTGAACAGGATGTTATGGATACCAAACTGTAA